A genome region from Taeniopygia guttata chromosome 18, bTaeGut7.mat, whole genome shotgun sequence includes the following:
- the TRIM65 gene encoding E3 ubiquitin-protein ligase TRIM65 isoform X1, producing the protein MASPMSQKLEEKLVCSICLELFRVPVTLPCGHNFCKRCISDHWDKQKQAAGTEGSCSCPECRRGFERCPELKKNVTLHSVVELARDSEERGSAAGRCEVAPAELCRQHGRPLELYCENERRCICCICTVRDCQRHRRVLFEEERAKKQTFLKESLEKAQEESERIEQTMKELELQTESIKDCSELKDGIQSKFTHLKKALEDFQCQTVARIEQEQRVALEHVDKNWNLCKDRLDVLGQHMEKAQSLLACPDHRSFLQEFPLFPPLESSEVLVPVEFDVAAVIKPISEILTSISRLLLEDLPACVAPKAPNPAGQGPVHPQELVVKAVDPLPKCQLRAELLKDHRNLTFDPETANKYLELSKGARKAKHGAGTVPGQGQGPRFEPWQVLCTQSYGPGHHYWEVKISSHSVILGVTYRGLPQEQQQGHSFNIGLDGGSWGLQVREDCYLAWHKGHAQKIQEQLYKNLGVSLDYGKGLLSFYGLGEKTKLIHSFHSVFTEPLYPVFWLCEGRVVTLC; encoded by the exons ATGGCATCACCCATGTCTCAGaagctggaggagaagctggTGTGCTCCATCTGCCTGGAGCTGTTCAGGGTGCCCGTGACTTTACCCTGCGGCCACAACTTCTGCAAGCGCTGCATCAGCGACCACTGGGACAAGCAAAAGCAGGCGGCCGGCACCgaggggagctgcagctgcccggAGTGCCGCAGGGGCTTCGAGCGGTGCCCGGAGCTGAAGAAGAATGTCACCCTGCACAGCGTGGTGGAGCTGGCCCGGGACAGCGAGGAGCGGGGCTCGGCCGCGGGTCGCTGCGAGGTGGCCCCGGCGGAGCTGTGCCGGCAGCACGGGCGGCCGCTGGAGCTGTACTGCGAGAACGAGCGGCGCTGCATCTGCTGCATCTGCACCGTCCGGGACTGCCAGCGGCACCGGCGGGTGCTCTTCGAGGAGGAAAGAGCCAAAAAGCAG ACCTTTTTGAAAGAATCCCTGGAAAAAGCCCAGGAGGAATCAGAGAGGATTGAACAGACAATGAAGGAGCTGGAGTTGCAGACAGAGAGCATCAAG GACTGCTCTGAGCTCAAAGATGGGATTCAGAGCAAATTCACCCACCTGAAGAAAGCGCTGGAGGATTTCCAGTGTCAGACAGTGGCCAGGATTGAGCAAGAGCAGAGGGTGGCACTGGAGCATGTGGACAAGAACTGGAACCTGTGTAAGGACCGCCTGGACGTCCTTGGCCAGCACATGGAGAAGGCTCAGAGCCTGCTGGCCTGCCCTGACCACAGGAGCTTCCTGCAG GAGTTCCCCCTGTTCCCACCTCTGGAGAGCTCAGAGGTGCTCGTCCCTGTGGAGTTTGATGTGGCTGCTGTGATCAAGCCCATCTCTGAGATCCTCACCAGCATCTCCAGGCTCCTGCTAGAGGACCTGCCTGCCTGTGTGGCCCCCAAAGCCCCCAACCCTGCTGGCCAAG GCCCAGTGCATCCTCAGGAGCTGGTGGTGAAGGCTGTGGACCCTCTCCCCAAGTGCCAGCTCCGAGCTGAGCTTTTGAAGG ACCACCGCAACCTGACTTTTGACCCCGAGACAGCCAACAAGTACCTGGAGCTGTCCAAAGGTGCCCGCAAAGCCAAGCACGGCGCTGGCactgtccctgggcaggggcagggcccCCGCTTCGAGCCCTGGCAGGTGCTGTGCACGCAGAGCTACGGCCCCGGCCACCACTACTGGGAGGTGAAGATCTCCAGCCACTCTGTCATCCTGGGGGTCACCTACCGGGGgctcccccaggagcagcaaCAGGGTCACAGCTTCAACATCGGGCTGGACGGGGGCTCGTGGGGGCTGCAGGTGAGGGAGGATTGTTACCTGGCCTGGCACAAGGGCCATGCCCAGAAAATCCAGGAGCAGCTCTATAAGAACCTGGGGGTCAGCCTGGATTATGGCAAGGGGCTCCTCTCCTTCTACGGTCTCGGGGAGAAGACAAAACTCATCCACTCCTTCCACAGTGTCTTCACTGAGCCCCTGTACCCCGTGTTTTGGCTGTGTGAGGGGCGAGTGGTGACGCTGTGCTAG
- the MRPL38 gene encoding large ribosomal subunit protein mL38 isoform X2 produces MAAALLSPALRGARAGRSFGTAAVLWKRAAPLGPMPNEDVDVGNLEVLQKYHSFTRYLRQAERASREPRWWNTYRQHTNPPAEPETDIGLPREKPSRAKELKERKRILRENRQNAEMERAARLRTVLIPLDEVRAEWERTSGPFHKQRVAKHCGVFRDLFKGATFTPWVALRVQYSQEDEHLVPVYYGNMVTPSEASSPPEVSYEADKGSLWTLLLTNPDGHLRDADSEYLHWLVTNIPGSDIKAGKEMCHYLPPFPAMGTGYHRFIFLLFKQHGPIDFSQDARPAPCYSLKMRTFSTFDFYRKHKDAMTPAGLAFFQCQWDSSVTSTFHQLLNMREPVFEFVRPPPYHPPQVKFPRHQPLRYLDRYRDTEEPTYGIY; encoded by the exons ATGGCGGCGGCGCTGCTGAGCCCGGCGCTCCGCGGGGCCCGCGCCGGGCGCAGCTTCGGGACGGCCG CCGTGCTCTGGAAGAGGGCAGCCCCGCTGGGGCCCATGCCCAACGAGGACGTGGACGTGGGGAacctggaggtgctgcagaAGTACCACAGCTTCACGCGCTACCTGCGGCAGGCGGAGCGGGCGAGCCGGGAGCCGCGCTGGTGGAACACCTACCGCCAGCACACCAACCCCCCTGCAG AGCCCGAGACAGACATTGGCCTGCCACGTGAGAAGCCATCACGGGCAAAGGAGctcaaggaaagaaagaggatCCTGAGGGAGAACCGCCAGAATGCTGAGATGGAACGAGCGGCGCGGCTCCGCACTG TGCTCATTCCCCTGGACGAGGTCAGGGCTGAGTGGGAGAGGACGAGTGGCCCGTTCCACAAGCAGCGCGTGGCCAAGCACTGCGGGGTGTTCCGGGACCTGTTCAAGGGGGCCACCTTCAccccctgggtggccctgagGGTGCAGTACAGCCAGGAGGACGAGCACCTCGTGCCAGTCTACTACGGGAACATGGTGACTCCATCAGAG GCTTCCAGTCCCCCTGAAGTGTCATATGAGGCAGACAAAGGCTCCCTCTGGACCCTGTTGCTCACAAATCCAG ATGGACATTTGAGGGATGCAGACTCCGAGTACCTCCACTGGCTGGT GACCAACATCCCAGGCAGTGACATCAAGGCTGGTAAGGAGATGTGCCACTACCTGCCCCCcttccctgccatggggacGGGCTACCACCGCTTCATCTTCCTGCTCTTCAAGCAACACGGTCCCATCGACTTCAGCCAGGACGCTCGGCCAGCACCGTG CTACAGCCTGAAGATGAGAACCTTTAGTACATTTGACTTCTACAGAAAGCATAAGGATGCCATGACCCCGGCAGGGCTGGCATTCTTCCAGTGTCAGTGGGACAGCTCTGTCACTTCCACCTTCCATCAGCTGCTCA ACATGAGGGAGCCCGTGTTCGAGTTCGTGCGGCCGCCGCCCTACCACCCTCCGCAGGTGAAGTTCCCTCGCCACCAGCCCCTGAGGTACCTGGACAGGTACCGAGACACAGAGGAGCCCACCTACGGCATCTACTAG
- the MRPL38 gene encoding large ribosomal subunit protein mL38 isoform X1 → MAAALLSPALRGARAGRSFGTAAVLWKRAAPLGPMPNEDVDVGNLEVLQKYHSFTRYLRQAERASREPRWWNTYRQHTNPPAEPETDIGLPREKPSRAKELKERKRILRENRQNAEMERAARLRTVLIPLDEVRAEWERTSGPFHKQRVAKHCGVFRDLFKGATFTPWVALRVQYSQEDEHLVPVYYGNMVTPSEASSPPEVSYEADKGSLWTLLLTNPEIMNTGRVQGQVGATWSTEDGHLRDADSEYLHWLVTNIPGSDIKAGKEMCHYLPPFPAMGTGYHRFIFLLFKQHGPIDFSQDARPAPCYSLKMRTFSTFDFYRKHKDAMTPAGLAFFQCQWDSSVTSTFHQLLNMREPVFEFVRPPPYHPPQVKFPRHQPLRYLDRYRDTEEPTYGIY, encoded by the exons ATGGCGGCGGCGCTGCTGAGCCCGGCGCTCCGCGGGGCCCGCGCCGGGCGCAGCTTCGGGACGGCCG CCGTGCTCTGGAAGAGGGCAGCCCCGCTGGGGCCCATGCCCAACGAGGACGTGGACGTGGGGAacctggaggtgctgcagaAGTACCACAGCTTCACGCGCTACCTGCGGCAGGCGGAGCGGGCGAGCCGGGAGCCGCGCTGGTGGAACACCTACCGCCAGCACACCAACCCCCCTGCAG AGCCCGAGACAGACATTGGCCTGCCACGTGAGAAGCCATCACGGGCAAAGGAGctcaaggaaagaaagaggatCCTGAGGGAGAACCGCCAGAATGCTGAGATGGAACGAGCGGCGCGGCTCCGCACTG TGCTCATTCCCCTGGACGAGGTCAGGGCTGAGTGGGAGAGGACGAGTGGCCCGTTCCACAAGCAGCGCGTGGCCAAGCACTGCGGGGTGTTCCGGGACCTGTTCAAGGGGGCCACCTTCAccccctgggtggccctgagGGTGCAGTACAGCCAGGAGGACGAGCACCTCGTGCCAGTCTACTACGGGAACATGGTGACTCCATCAGAG GCTTCCAGTCCCCCTGAAGTGTCATATGAGGCAGACAAAGGCTCCCTCTGGACCCTGTTGCTCACAAATCCAG AGATAATGAACACTGGAAGggttcaaggccaagttggagcaacctggtctactgaag ATGGACATTTGAGGGATGCAGACTCCGAGTACCTCCACTGGCTGGT GACCAACATCCCAGGCAGTGACATCAAGGCTGGTAAGGAGATGTGCCACTACCTGCCCCCcttccctgccatggggacGGGCTACCACCGCTTCATCTTCCTGCTCTTCAAGCAACACGGTCCCATCGACTTCAGCCAGGACGCTCGGCCAGCACCGTG CTACAGCCTGAAGATGAGAACCTTTAGTACATTTGACTTCTACAGAAAGCATAAGGATGCCATGACCCCGGCAGGGCTGGCATTCTTCCAGTGTCAGTGGGACAGCTCTGTCACTTCCACCTTCCATCAGCTGCTCA ACATGAGGGAGCCCGTGTTCGAGTTCGTGCGGCCGCCGCCCTACCACCCTCCGCAGGTGAAGTTCCCTCGCCACCAGCCCCTGAGGTACCTGGACAGGTACCGAGACACAGAGGAGCCCACCTACGGCATCTACTAG
- the TRIM65 gene encoding E3 ubiquitin-protein ligase TRIM65 isoform X2: protein MASPMSQKLEEKLVCSICLELFRVPVTLPCGHNFCKRCISDHWDKQKQAAGTEGSCSCPECRRGFERCPELKKNVTLHSVVELARDSEERGSAAGRCEVAPAELCRQHGRPLELYCENERRCICCICTVRDCQRHRRVLFEEERAKKQTFLKESLEKAQEESERIEQTMKELELQTESIKEFPLFPPLESSEVLVPVEFDVAAVIKPISEILTSISRLLLEDLPACVAPKAPNPAGQGPVHPQELVVKAVDPLPKCQLRAELLKDHRNLTFDPETANKYLELSKGARKAKHGAGTVPGQGQGPRFEPWQVLCTQSYGPGHHYWEVKISSHSVILGVTYRGLPQEQQQGHSFNIGLDGGSWGLQVREDCYLAWHKGHAQKIQEQLYKNLGVSLDYGKGLLSFYGLGEKTKLIHSFHSVFTEPLYPVFWLCEGRVVTLC from the exons ATGGCATCACCCATGTCTCAGaagctggaggagaagctggTGTGCTCCATCTGCCTGGAGCTGTTCAGGGTGCCCGTGACTTTACCCTGCGGCCACAACTTCTGCAAGCGCTGCATCAGCGACCACTGGGACAAGCAAAAGCAGGCGGCCGGCACCgaggggagctgcagctgcccggAGTGCCGCAGGGGCTTCGAGCGGTGCCCGGAGCTGAAGAAGAATGTCACCCTGCACAGCGTGGTGGAGCTGGCCCGGGACAGCGAGGAGCGGGGCTCGGCCGCGGGTCGCTGCGAGGTGGCCCCGGCGGAGCTGTGCCGGCAGCACGGGCGGCCGCTGGAGCTGTACTGCGAGAACGAGCGGCGCTGCATCTGCTGCATCTGCACCGTCCGGGACTGCCAGCGGCACCGGCGGGTGCTCTTCGAGGAGGAAAGAGCCAAAAAGCAG ACCTTTTTGAAAGAATCCCTGGAAAAAGCCCAGGAGGAATCAGAGAGGATTGAACAGACAATGAAGGAGCTGGAGTTGCAGACAGAGAGCATCAAG GAGTTCCCCCTGTTCCCACCTCTGGAGAGCTCAGAGGTGCTCGTCCCTGTGGAGTTTGATGTGGCTGCTGTGATCAAGCCCATCTCTGAGATCCTCACCAGCATCTCCAGGCTCCTGCTAGAGGACCTGCCTGCCTGTGTGGCCCCCAAAGCCCCCAACCCTGCTGGCCAAG GCCCAGTGCATCCTCAGGAGCTGGTGGTGAAGGCTGTGGACCCTCTCCCCAAGTGCCAGCTCCGAGCTGAGCTTTTGAAGG ACCACCGCAACCTGACTTTTGACCCCGAGACAGCCAACAAGTACCTGGAGCTGTCCAAAGGTGCCCGCAAAGCCAAGCACGGCGCTGGCactgtccctgggcaggggcagggcccCCGCTTCGAGCCCTGGCAGGTGCTGTGCACGCAGAGCTACGGCCCCGGCCACCACTACTGGGAGGTGAAGATCTCCAGCCACTCTGTCATCCTGGGGGTCACCTACCGGGGgctcccccaggagcagcaaCAGGGTCACAGCTTCAACATCGGGCTGGACGGGGGCTCGTGGGGGCTGCAGGTGAGGGAGGATTGTTACCTGGCCTGGCACAAGGGCCATGCCCAGAAAATCCAGGAGCAGCTCTATAAGAACCTGGGGGTCAGCCTGGATTATGGCAAGGGGCTCCTCTCCTTCTACGGTCTCGGGGAGAAGACAAAACTCATCCACTCCTTCCACAGTGTCTTCACTGAGCCCCTGTACCCCGTGTTTTGGCTGTGTGAGGGGCGAGTGGTGACGCTGTGCTAG